Proteins co-encoded in one Streptomyces roseochromogenus subsp. oscitans DS 12.976 genomic window:
- a CDS encoding helix-turn-helix domain-containing protein, whose product MSTVPARPHPALRPGVISYRGIRVALDRPRRRLETPIGAATLLLGFEQPVRISRAGRPPVSLVSVVNGLTTLPALGEHGGRLSGIEVLLAPWAAFTLFGTPQYELANRSLDPDELAGSTGVPLGELAAALAVLPGWPERFALLDRVLLERLRAGVPVSERVVHAWSLLGRSAGRVPVPRLAEEVGWSVRHLENRFRQQIGLAPKAAARVLRLQRARRLLTAGHGQAETAAMCGYYDQAHFSGEFKTMTGCTPGEFLAARRLPAASALADRLAGEPTSLLLSSGRGALFSKTRAGTTGHADRPAVGLPRRMGASGGQGEPAREAP is encoded by the coding sequence GTGTCGACCGTGCCTGCTCGGCCTCATCCGGCGTTGCGGCCGGGAGTGATCAGTTACCGCGGGATACGGGTGGCCCTCGACCGGCCGCGCCGTCGGCTGGAGACGCCGATCGGGGCTGCCACGCTGCTGCTGGGCTTCGAACAGCCGGTGCGCATTTCCCGGGCCGGGCGGCCCCCGGTGAGCCTGGTGTCCGTCGTCAACGGGCTGACCACCCTGCCCGCCCTCGGTGAACACGGTGGCCGGCTCTCCGGGATCGAGGTGCTGCTCGCGCCATGGGCCGCGTTCACGCTGTTCGGCACGCCGCAGTACGAGCTGGCCAACCGCTCGCTGGATCCGGACGAGTTGGCCGGCTCGACGGGCGTACCACTCGGCGAACTCGCCGCCGCGCTCGCCGTGTTGCCCGGCTGGCCGGAGCGGTTCGCGCTGCTCGACCGGGTGCTGCTGGAGCGGCTGCGCGCGGGCGTGCCCGTGTCCGAGCGGGTGGTGCACGCCTGGTCGCTGCTGGGGCGCAGCGCCGGCCGGGTCCCGGTGCCCCGGCTGGCCGAGGAAGTGGGCTGGAGCGTACGGCACTTGGAGAACCGCTTCCGGCAGCAGATCGGCCTTGCGCCGAAGGCGGCGGCCCGGGTGCTGCGGCTGCAGCGGGCGCGGCGGCTGCTGACCGCGGGACACGGACAGGCGGAGACCGCGGCGATGTGCGGGTACTACGACCAGGCGCACTTCAGCGGCGAGTTCAAGACCATGACCGGCTGCACGCCGGGGGAGTTCCTGGCGGCCCGGCGGCTGCCGGCCGCGAGCGCCCTGGCCGACCGGCTGGCGGGCGAGCCGACGAGCCTGCTTCTCAGCTCCGGCCGCGGTGCGCTTTTTTCCAAGACCCGCGCAGGAACCACCGGGCACGCTGATCGCCCGGCCGTCGGACTCCCGAGGCGGATGGGGGCGTCCGGGGGCCAGGGGGAGCCGGCCCGGGAAGCGCCCTGA
- the iolC gene encoding 5-dehydro-2-deoxygluconokinase gives MAYDLITMGRIGVDLYPLQTGVPLAQVSSFGKFLGGSATNVAVAAARLGRHTAVITRTGDDPFGTYLHEALRGFGVDDRWVTPVAGLPTPVTFCEVFPPDDFPLYFYRRPKAPDLEIDAHDLDLDAIREARIFWVTGTGLSEEPSRTATLAALAHRAKAGTTVFDLDWRPMFWTHPDEARPFYAEALKRTTVAVGNLDEVEVATGVRDPHAAARALLDAGVEIAVVKQGPKGVLAVSRTGESAEVPPLPVTVLNGLGAGDAFGGSLCNGLLAGWDLETIMRHANAAGAIVASRLECSSAMPTPDEVAAVLDAGAVL, from the coding sequence ATGGCCTACGACCTGATCACCATGGGGCGGATCGGAGTGGACCTCTATCCGCTGCAAACCGGTGTCCCGCTCGCCCAGGTGTCGTCCTTCGGCAAGTTCCTCGGCGGGTCGGCGACGAACGTCGCGGTCGCCGCGGCCCGGCTCGGCCGGCACACCGCCGTGATCACCCGGACGGGCGACGACCCGTTCGGCACCTATCTGCACGAGGCACTGCGCGGCTTCGGCGTCGACGACCGCTGGGTCACCCCGGTCGCCGGGCTCCCGACCCCGGTCACCTTCTGCGAGGTCTTCCCGCCGGACGACTTCCCGCTCTACTTCTACCGGCGGCCCAAGGCGCCCGACCTGGAGATCGACGCCCATGACCTGGACCTCGACGCCATCCGCGAGGCCCGTATCTTCTGGGTCACCGGCACCGGCCTGAGCGAGGAGCCGAGCCGTACGGCCACCCTCGCGGCCCTCGCCCACCGGGCGAAGGCGGGCACGACGGTCTTCGATCTCGACTGGCGCCCGATGTTCTGGACCCACCCCGACGAGGCCCGCCCCTTCTATGCCGAGGCGCTGAAGCGCACGACCGTCGCCGTCGGCAACCTGGACGAGGTGGAAGTCGCCACCGGCGTACGCGACCCGCATGCCGCCGCCCGCGCGCTCCTGGACGCCGGGGTCGAGATCGCCGTCGTCAAGCAGGGACCCAAGGGTGTCCTGGCCGTCAGCCGCACCGGCGAGTCCGCCGAGGTCCCGCCCCTCCCCGTCACCGTCCTCAACGGACTCGGCGCCGGAGACGCCTTCGGCGGCTCCCTCTGCAACGGCCTCCTCGCGGGCTGGGATCTGGAGACGATCATGCGGCACGCCAACGCGGCCGGCGCCATCGTCGCCTCCCGCCTGGAGTGCTCGTCGGCGATGCCCACCCCGGACGAGGTGGCCGCCGTGCTCGACGCGGGAGCGGTGCTGTGA
- a CDS encoding Cgl0159 family (beta/alpha)8-fold protein yields MDVAELVRIRTHHPEAIAEAAVRRARRPLLNDNGRLMIVAADHPARGALGVGDRKLAMANRADLLERLCLALSRPGVDGVLATADILDDLLLLGALDHKVVMGSMNRGGLQGARFELDDRFTGHRPEDLQRLGFDAGKLLLRIDYDDPGSLTTLESTARAIDDMAARRLPVFVEPFISRRGPEGKVRNDLSAEAVTRSIAIASGLGGSSAYTWLKVPVTENPDDMARVMETSTLPAVLLGGDIGDSPEDQVAAYEKWRGALQLPTVRGLVVGRSLLYPADGDVAAAVDTAVGLL; encoded by the coding sequence GTGGATGTCGCCGAGCTCGTCCGCATCCGCACCCATCACCCCGAGGCGATCGCCGAGGCCGCCGTCCGCCGGGCACGCCGTCCGCTGCTGAACGACAACGGCCGGCTGATGATCGTCGCCGCCGACCACCCGGCCCGCGGCGCGCTCGGCGTCGGCGACCGCAAGCTCGCCATGGCCAACCGCGCCGACCTGCTGGAACGGCTGTGCCTGGCGCTGTCCCGGCCCGGCGTCGACGGGGTCCTCGCCACCGCCGACATCCTGGACGACCTGCTGCTGCTCGGCGCCCTCGACCACAAGGTCGTCATGGGGTCGATGAACCGCGGTGGTCTGCAGGGCGCGCGCTTCGAGCTGGACGACCGCTTCACCGGGCACCGCCCCGAGGACCTCCAGCGGCTCGGCTTCGACGCGGGCAAACTGCTGCTGCGGATCGACTACGACGACCCGGGTTCCCTGACCACCCTGGAGTCCACCGCCCGCGCCATCGACGACATGGCCGCGCGCCGGCTGCCGGTGTTCGTGGAGCCGTTCATCAGCCGCCGCGGCCCTGAGGGGAAGGTCAGGAACGACCTGTCGGCCGAGGCGGTCACCCGGTCCATCGCCATCGCCTCCGGCCTCGGCGGCTCCTCCGCCTACACCTGGCTGAAGGTGCCCGTCACCGAGAACCCCGACGACATGGCCCGGGTCATGGAGACCTCGACCCTGCCGGCCGTGCTGCTCGGCGGTGACATCGGGGACTCGCCCGAGGACCAGGTCGCCGCGTACGAGAAGTGGCGCGGCGCGCTCCAACTGCCCACCGTGCGCGGCCTGGTGGTCGGCCGCTCGCTGCTGTACCCGGCGGACGGCGATGTGGCCGCCGCCGTGGACACCGCCGTAGGACTGCTGTGA
- the iolB gene encoding 5-deoxy-glucuronate isomerase, with product MTSTDLHLPRGATANAQYTVDIDPKLAGWTHSSLRVVELAPGGSHTFTTGDSEWIVLPLRGGCTVHTEENEFQLLGRDSVFADVSDFAYVPRDARVQIASGAGGRFALAGAKCERRLPARYGPAPEVPVEERGSGTCARKVRNFASAARAGGADGQGFDCDKLIAVEVITPGGNWSSYPPHKHDEHRPGQESELEEIYYFEIDGPSGLGYQRVFPSREGGSDVLAEVRSGDAVLVPDGWHGPSIAQPGHDMYYLNVMAGPGETREWRICFHPDHTETTGGYR from the coding sequence ATGACCAGCACCGATCTGCATCTGCCCAGGGGCGCCACCGCGAACGCCCAGTACACCGTCGACATCGATCCCAAGTTGGCCGGCTGGACACACAGCAGCCTGCGTGTCGTCGAGTTGGCGCCCGGCGGCAGCCATACGTTCACCACCGGCGACAGCGAGTGGATCGTGCTTCCGCTGCGCGGCGGATGTACCGTCCACACTGAGGAAAACGAGTTCCAACTCCTGGGCCGGGACAGCGTGTTCGCGGACGTCTCCGACTTCGCGTACGTGCCCCGGGACGCCCGGGTCCAGATCGCCTCCGGCGCGGGAGGCCGCTTCGCCCTGGCAGGAGCGAAGTGCGAGCGACGACTCCCCGCCCGCTACGGCCCCGCGCCGGAGGTCCCCGTCGAGGAGCGCGGCAGCGGCACCTGCGCCCGCAAGGTGCGCAACTTCGCCTCCGCGGCCCGCGCCGGAGGCGCTGACGGACAGGGCTTCGACTGCGACAAGCTGATCGCCGTCGAGGTGATCACACCGGGCGGCAACTGGTCCTCGTACCCGCCGCACAAGCACGATGAGCACCGACCGGGCCAGGAGTCCGAGCTGGAGGAGATCTACTACTTCGAGATCGACGGCCCGAGCGGTCTCGGCTATCAGCGCGTGTTCCCCTCGCGAGAGGGCGGCTCGGACGTGCTCGCCGAGGTCCGTTCCGGTGATGCCGTCCTCGTCCCCGACGGCTGGCACGGCCCGTCCATCGCCCAGCCCGGGCATGACATGTACTACCTGAACGTCATGGCGGGCCCCGGCGAGACCCGGGAGTGGCGGATCTGCTTCCACCCGGACCACACCGAGACCACAGGGGGATACCGATGA
- the iolD gene encoding 3D-(3,5/4)-trihydroxycyclohexane-1,2-dione acylhydrolase (decyclizing) produces MTIRLTVAQALVRFLAAQYTERDGERQRLIGATWGIFGHGNVAGLGQALIEYADAMPYHQGRNEQSMVHAAVGYARQSNRLSTHAVTTSIGPGATNLVTGAALATINHLPVLLLPGDVFATRPADPVLQQLEVPYAGDVSVNDSLRPVSRYFDRVTRPEALIPSVLQAMRVLTDPVETGAVTLALPQDVQAEAFDWPEEFFAKRVWTVRRPGADPVELAEAVRVIRDARRPLVIAGGGVHHSRAEAALAEFAEVTRIPVASTQAGKGSLRYDHPQDVGGIGHTGTATADELARTADLVIGVGTRYTDFTTASGTLFAHPGVRFLNLNIAPFDGHKLSGLPLVADARSGLGELTEALQMHGHRVQDSYVTEYTEDKERWEQRVDACFEAGEIDVRPTQPQVIGALDALVDESDIIVNAAGSLPGDLHKLWRARSVDQYHLEYGYSCMGYEIPAALGVKLAAPERNVWALVGDGTYLMMPTEIVTAVQEGVAIKILLVQNHGYASIGGLSESVGGERFGTAYRFQAEDGTFTGAPLPVDLAANAASLGMRVLRAKTVRELRAALAEARAADTPTCVYVETETSDTVSGAPPAQAWWDVPVAETATRSSAVKARELYERHVSTRRRHL; encoded by the coding sequence ATGACGATCCGGCTGACCGTCGCCCAGGCGCTCGTCCGCTTCCTCGCCGCCCAGTACACCGAACGCGACGGCGAGAGGCAGCGGCTGATCGGCGCCACCTGGGGCATCTTCGGCCATGGCAATGTGGCCGGCCTCGGCCAGGCGCTGATCGAGTACGCCGACGCCATGCCGTACCACCAGGGCCGTAACGAGCAGTCCATGGTGCACGCGGCCGTCGGCTACGCCCGGCAGTCCAACCGGCTGTCCACGCACGCGGTGACGACGTCGATCGGCCCCGGCGCCACCAACCTCGTCACCGGCGCGGCCCTCGCGACCATCAACCACCTCCCGGTCCTGCTCCTGCCCGGCGACGTCTTCGCGACCCGCCCCGCCGACCCGGTGCTGCAGCAGCTGGAGGTGCCGTACGCGGGCGATGTGTCGGTCAACGACAGCCTGCGCCCGGTGTCGAGGTACTTCGACCGCGTCACCCGGCCCGAGGCCCTGATCCCGTCGGTGCTGCAGGCCATGCGGGTCCTCACCGACCCGGTCGAGACCGGCGCGGTCACGCTCGCCCTGCCGCAGGACGTGCAGGCGGAGGCCTTCGACTGGCCGGAGGAGTTCTTCGCCAAGCGCGTGTGGACGGTACGCCGGCCGGGCGCGGACCCCGTCGAGCTGGCCGAGGCGGTCCGGGTGATCCGCGACGCGCGCCGGCCCCTGGTCATCGCGGGCGGCGGAGTCCACCACAGCCGCGCCGAGGCAGCCCTCGCCGAGTTCGCCGAGGTCACCCGCATCCCGGTCGCCTCCACCCAGGCCGGCAAGGGCTCCCTGCGGTACGACCATCCGCAGGACGTCGGCGGGATCGGCCACACCGGCACCGCGACCGCCGACGAACTGGCCCGCACGGCCGACCTGGTGATCGGCGTCGGCACCCGCTACACCGACTTCACCACCGCCTCCGGCACTCTTTTCGCGCATCCGGGCGTCCGATTCCTGAACCTCAACATCGCGCCCTTCGACGGCCACAAGCTGTCCGGACTCCCGCTGGTCGCCGACGCCCGCAGCGGCCTGGGCGAGCTGACCGAGGCCCTTCAGATGCACGGCCACCGCGTCCAGGACTCCTATGTCACCGAGTACACCGAGGACAAGGAGCGCTGGGAGCAGCGCGTCGACGCCTGCTTCGAGGCCGGGGAGATCGACGTACGGCCGACCCAGCCGCAGGTCATCGGGGCCCTGGACGCCCTGGTGGACGAGTCCGACATCATCGTCAACGCGGCGGGCTCGCTCCCGGGCGATCTGCACAAGCTGTGGCGGGCGCGGTCGGTGGACCAGTACCACCTGGAGTACGGCTACTCCTGCATGGGCTACGAGATCCCGGCCGCGCTCGGCGTGAAGCTGGCCGCGCCGGAGCGGAACGTGTGGGCGCTGGTCGGCGACGGTACCTATCTGATGATGCCGACGGAGATCGTGACCGCCGTACAGGAGGGCGTCGCGATCAAGATCCTGCTGGTGCAGAACCACGGGTACGCGTCCATCGGCGGGCTCTCGGAGTCGGTGGGCGGCGAGCGGTTCGGCACCGCGTATCGCTTCCAGGCCGAGGACGGCACGTTCACGGGCGCCCCGCTGCCCGTCGACCTCGCCGCCAACGCGGCCAGCCTGGGTATGCGGGTACTGCGCGCGAAGACCGTGCGGGAGCTGCGCGCGGCGCTCGCCGAGGCGCGGGCCGCCGACACTCCCACATGTGTCTACGTGGAGACCGAAACGTCCGACACTGTGTCGGGCGCGCCCCCGGCGCAGGCCTGGTGGGATGTTCCTGTGGCCGAGACCGCGACCAGATCGTCCGCGGTCAAGGCACGTGAGCTGTACGAACGGCACGTCTCGACCCGACGCCGCCATCTGTAA
- the mmsA gene encoding CoA-acylating methylmalonate-semialdehyde dehydrogenase — MTKIVNHWIGGKTAEGASGTYGPVTDPATGAVTTKVAFASVEEVDAAVAAAKDAFATWGRSSLAQRTTILFRFRALLDAHRDEIAELITAEHGKVHSDALGEVARGLEIVDLACGINVQLKGELSTQVANRVDVAAIRQPLGVVAGITPFNFPAMVPMWMFPIAIACGNTFVLKPSEKDPSASIRIAELLSEAGLPDGVFNVVHGDKVAVDRLLEHPDVKAVSFVGSTPIARYIHTTASANGKRVQALGGAKNHMLVLPDADLDAAADAAVSAAYGSAGERCMAISAVVAVGAIGDTLVEKIRERAEKIKIGPGNDPTSEMGPLITKVHRDKVASYVEGAAAEGAEVVLDGTGYTVEGFEDGHWIGISLLDKVPTSAKAYQDEIFGPVLCVLRVDTYDEGVALINASPFGNGTAIFTRDGGAARRFQLEIEAGMVGVNVPIPVPVGYHSFGGWKDSLFGDHHIYGNDGTHFYTRGKVVTTRWPDPSEAPAGVDLGFPRNH, encoded by the coding sequence ATGACGAAGATCGTCAACCACTGGATCGGCGGCAAGACCGCCGAAGGCGCGTCGGGCACGTACGGGCCGGTCACGGACCCGGCGACCGGCGCGGTCACCACGAAGGTCGCGTTCGCGTCGGTCGAGGAGGTGGACGCGGCCGTCGCGGCGGCCAAGGACGCCTTCGCGACCTGGGGCCGCTCGTCGCTGGCCCAGCGGACCACCATCCTCTTCAGGTTCCGCGCGCTGCTGGACGCCCACCGCGACGAGATCGCCGAGCTGATCACCGCCGAGCACGGCAAGGTGCACTCCGACGCGCTCGGTGAGGTCGCGCGCGGGCTGGAGATCGTCGACCTGGCCTGTGGCATCAACGTGCAGCTCAAGGGCGAGCTGTCCACACAGGTCGCGAACCGCGTCGACGTGGCCGCGATCCGCCAGCCGCTCGGTGTCGTCGCGGGCATCACGCCGTTCAACTTCCCGGCGATGGTCCCGATGTGGATGTTCCCGATCGCGATCGCGTGCGGCAACACCTTCGTGCTGAAGCCGTCCGAGAAGGACCCGTCGGCCTCCATCAGGATCGCCGAGCTGCTGTCGGAGGCCGGTCTGCCGGACGGCGTCTTCAACGTCGTACACGGCGACAAGGTGGCCGTGGACCGGCTCCTGGAGCACCCGGACGTCAAGGCCGTCTCGTTCGTCGGCTCGACCCCGATCGCCCGCTACATCCACACCACCGCCTCCGCCAACGGCAAGCGCGTGCAGGCCCTCGGCGGCGCCAAGAACCACATGCTGGTCCTGCCGGACGCCGACCTGGACGCGGCCGCGGACGCCGCGGTGAGCGCCGCCTACGGCTCCGCGGGCGAGCGCTGCATGGCCATCTCGGCCGTCGTCGCGGTCGGCGCGATCGGCGACACGCTGGTGGAGAAGATCCGCGAGCGCGCCGAGAAGATCAAGATCGGTCCGGGCAACGACCCGACGTCCGAGATGGGCCCGCTGATCACCAAGGTCCACCGCGACAAGGTGGCCTCCTACGTCGAGGGCGCGGCGGCCGAGGGCGCCGAGGTCGTGCTGGACGGCACCGGCTACACGGTCGAGGGCTTCGAGGACGGCCACTGGATCGGCATCTCGCTGCTCGACAAGGTGCCCACCAGCGCCAAGGCCTACCAGGACGAGATCTTCGGCCCGGTGCTGTGCGTGCTGCGCGTGGACACCTACGACGAGGGCGTGGCGCTCATCAACGCCTCGCCGTTCGGCAACGGCACCGCGATCTTCACCCGGGACGGTGGCGCGGCCCGCCGCTTCCAGCTGGAGATCGAGGCGGGCATGGTCGGCGTGAACGTGCCGATCCCGGTGCCGGTGGGCTACCACTCCTTCGGTGGCTGGAAGGACTCGCTCTTCGGCGACCACCACATCTACGGCAACGACGGCACGCACTTCTACACCCGCGGCAAGGTCGTGACCACCCGCTGGCCCGACCCGTCCGAGGCCCCGGCGGGCGTGGACCTGGGCTTCCCGCGCAACCACTGA